A genome region from Pseudomonas helmanticensis includes the following:
- the tauD gene encoding taurine dioxygenase, whose amino-acid sequence MSSLNITPLSSALGAQISGVDISQPLSLEHRDAIEQALLKYQVLFFRNQPIEPPQQARFAAYFGDLHIHPIYPNVPEQPEVLILDTAVTDVRDNAIWHTDVTFLPTPAMGAVLSAKLLPEFGGDTLWASGIAAYEALSAPMKGLLEGLTATHDFTRSFPLERYGNTPQALAQWEEARRKNPPLSHPVIRTHPVSGRRSLFVNEGFTSKINELSETESEAILKFLFAHATRPEFTIRWRWQQDDIAFWDNRVTQHYAVDDYRPARRVMQRATVLGDVPFFR is encoded by the coding sequence ATGAGCAGCCTCAACATCACCCCGTTAAGCTCGGCCCTCGGCGCGCAGATCAGCGGCGTCGACATCAGCCAGCCGCTGTCCCTGGAACACCGCGACGCCATCGAGCAGGCGCTGCTCAAATACCAGGTTCTGTTCTTCCGCAACCAGCCGATCGAACCACCGCAACAGGCACGCTTCGCCGCCTATTTCGGCGATCTGCACATTCACCCGATCTACCCGAACGTGCCGGAACAGCCGGAAGTGCTGATCCTCGACACCGCCGTCACCGACGTGCGCGACAACGCGATCTGGCACACCGACGTGACCTTCCTGCCGACGCCGGCAATGGGCGCGGTACTCAGCGCAAAATTGCTGCCGGAGTTTGGTGGCGACACGCTGTGGGCCAGCGGGATTGCCGCGTATGAAGCGCTGTCGGCGCCGATGAAAGGTTTGCTCGAAGGGCTGACCGCCACGCACGATTTCACTCGCTCGTTTCCGCTGGAACGCTACGGCAATACGCCGCAAGCGCTGGCGCAGTGGGAAGAAGCGCGACGCAAGAATCCACCGTTGTCGCACCCGGTGATACGCACGCATCCGGTCAGTGGGCGGCGCTCGTTGTTCGTCAATGAAGGCTTCACGTCGAAGATCAATGAGCTGTCGGAAACCGAGAGCGAGGCGATTCTGAAGTTTCTGTTCGCCCATGCGACGCGACCGGAATTCACCATTCGCTGGCGCTGGCAGCAGGACGATATTGCGTTCTGGGACAACCGCGTGACCCAGCATTACGCAGTGGATGACTACCGGCCGGCGCGGCGAGTGATGCAGCGAGCGACGGTGTTGGGGGATGTACCGTTTTTTCGTTGA
- the tauB gene encoding taurine ABC transporter ATP-binding subunit, whose amino-acid sequence MALLQLERISAQYPGSPEPVLADISLTLGPQQLLVALGPSGSGKTSLLNLIAGFVEPSAGRITLDGVPVKGPSAERGVVFQDDALLPWQDVLANVAFGLELAGVAKDKREKIAREMLALVDLSGFESRRIWQLSGGQKQRVGLARALAADPRVLLMDEPFGALDAFTREQMQELLLQVWQRTAKPVFLITHDIEEAVFLATDLILLAPNPGQIVERLHLDFGQRYAAGESARAIKSDPRFIETREHVLSKVFSQRSAGQRQERA is encoded by the coding sequence ATGGCCTTGCTACAGCTGGAGCGCATCAGCGCACAGTACCCGGGCAGCCCGGAACCGGTGCTGGCGGATATTTCTCTGACCCTGGGGCCTCAGCAATTGCTGGTCGCCCTCGGCCCGTCCGGCAGTGGCAAGACTTCGTTGTTGAACCTGATTGCCGGTTTCGTTGAACCGAGCGCCGGGCGCATCACCCTCGACGGCGTACCGGTCAAAGGCCCGAGCGCCGAACGTGGCGTGGTGTTCCAGGACGACGCCTTGCTGCCTTGGCAGGACGTGCTGGCCAACGTTGCATTTGGTCTGGAACTGGCCGGCGTCGCCAAGGACAAACGCGAAAAGATCGCCCGTGAAATGCTCGCGCTGGTTGATCTCTCCGGTTTCGAAAGCCGCCGGATCTGGCAGCTTTCCGGTGGCCAGAAGCAGCGTGTCGGCCTCGCCCGCGCCCTCGCCGCTGATCCGCGTGTATTGCTGATGGACGAACCCTTCGGCGCCCTCGACGCGTTCACTCGCGAACAGATGCAGGAATTGTTGCTGCAAGTCTGGCAGCGCACCGCCAAGCCGGTTTTCCTGATCACCCACGACATTGAAGAAGCGGTGTTCCTCGCCACTGACCTGATTCTGCTCGCGCCGAATCCGGGGCAGATCGTTGAACGCCTGCATCTGGATTTCGGTCAGCGTTACGCCGCTGGCGAGTCCGCCCGCGCGATCAAATCCGATCCACGTTTTATCGAAACCCGCGAACACGTGCTGAGCAAAGTGTTCTCGCAACGCAGCGCCGGGCAACGGCAGGAGCGCGCATGA
- the mgrA gene encoding L-glyceraldehyde 3-phosphate reductase, which yields MTYTAAENRYDSIPYRRVGRSGLVLPALSLGLWHNFGDSTPIDTQRALLRTAFDLGINHFDLANNYGPPYGSAEINFGRLLREDFKQYRDELIISSKAGWDMWPGPYGQGGGSRKYVLASLDQSLQRLGLDYVDIFYSHRFDPDTPLEETASALAAAVQQGKALYIGISSYSGVKTREMAALLKEWKVPLLIHQPAYNLLNRWVEKDLLDTTDELGTGVIAFTPLAQGLLTDKYLNGVPADARVNRPGGGSLQASHLSDANIAHVRALNEIAKRRGQSLAQLALAWTLRDPRVTSALIGASRPEQIIENVGALKNLSFSAEELAEIDRFAQEGGINLWEKPSTAQ from the coding sequence ATGACTTACACCGCTGCCGAAAACCGCTATGACTCCATCCCTTACCGCCGCGTCGGGCGCAGTGGTCTGGTGCTGCCGGCGCTGTCGCTGGGGCTGTGGCACAACTTCGGCGACAGCACGCCGATCGACACCCAGCGCGCGTTGCTGCGTACCGCGTTCGATCTGGGCATCAACCACTTCGACCTGGCCAACAACTACGGCCCGCCATACGGCAGCGCCGAGATCAATTTCGGCCGTTTGCTGCGTGAAGACTTCAAGCAGTATCGCGACGAGCTGATCATCTCCAGCAAGGCCGGTTGGGACATGTGGCCCGGCCCTTACGGCCAGGGCGGCGGCTCGCGCAAATACGTGCTGGCCAGCCTCGACCAGAGCCTGCAACGCCTGGGTCTGGACTATGTGGATATCTTCTATTCGCACCGCTTCGACCCGGACACCCCGCTGGAAGAAACCGCCAGTGCCCTCGCCGCTGCCGTGCAACAGGGCAAGGCGTTGTACATCGGTATCTCGTCGTATTCCGGCGTGAAAACCCGCGAAATGGCCGCGCTGTTGAAAGAATGGAAAGTGCCGCTGTTGATCCATCAACCGGCGTACAACCTGCTCAATCGTTGGGTGGAAAAGGATCTGCTCGATACCACCGATGAACTCGGCACCGGCGTGATCGCTTTCACACCGCTGGCGCAAGGTCTGCTCACCGACAAATACCTCAACGGCGTGCCGGCGGATGCGCGGGTCAATCGTCCGGGCGGTGGCTCGCTGCAGGCTTCGCACTTGTCCGACGCCAACATCGCTCACGTGCGCGCGCTGAACGAGATCGCCAAGCGTCGTGGTCAGAGCCTGGCGCAACTGGCGCTGGCGTGGACGCTGCGTGATCCCCGGGTGACCTCGGCACTGATCGGCGCGAGCCGGCCGGAGCAGATTATCGAGAACGTCGGCGCGTTGAAGAATTTGAGTTTCAGTGCTGAAGAACTGGCGGAGATTGACCGCTTTGCCCAAGAGGGCGGGATCAATCTGTGGGAGAAGCCTTCGACGGCGCAGTGA
- a CDS encoding LLM class flavin-dependent oxidoreductase, which yields MSRQLKLGAFLMATGHHVAAWRHPDVPANAGLDFAHYKRLAQIAEAAKFDALFVADSVAAPTQNIASRMARSDHFEPLTLLSALSAVTEHIGLIATATTSYNEPYHVARKFASLDHLSGGRAGWNLVTSDNAAEALNFGRDEHIGHTERYSRAREFHQVVTGLWDSWEDDAFVRDKASGAYYDPAKLHVLDHVGEHFRVKGPLNVARSPQGQPVIVQAGSSELGRELAAQTAEVVFTAQTSLANAKAFYADLKGRLPKYGRSAESLKIMPGVFVVVGRTEAEAQEKCETFQQLVEPEVGVALLGRMLGNFDLSKYPLNGPLPQLPQTESGQQSRQKLLTELAGRENLSLAELGRKIAGGRGHYSLVGTPQQIADRLQEWFEQGAADGFNVLVPHLPGGLEDFANSVVPELQRRGLFRTEYEGRTLRQNLGLARPVNRFA from the coding sequence ATGAGCAGACAGTTGAAACTCGGCGCGTTCCTTATGGCCACCGGGCACCACGTGGCGGCGTGGCGTCATCCGGATGTGCCGGCGAATGCGGGTCTGGATTTCGCCCATTACAAACGGCTGGCGCAGATTGCCGAGGCGGCGAAATTCGATGCGTTGTTTGTCGCTGACAGCGTCGCCGCGCCGACCCAGAACATCGCCAGTCGCATGGCGCGCTCCGATCACTTTGAACCGCTGACGTTGCTCTCGGCGCTGAGTGCAGTGACCGAGCACATTGGCCTGATAGCCACGGCGACCACCAGTTACAACGAGCCGTATCACGTGGCGCGCAAATTCGCTTCGCTCGATCATTTGTCGGGCGGGCGAGCGGGGTGGAATCTGGTGACCTCGGACAATGCTGCCGAGGCGCTGAATTTCGGCCGCGACGAACATATTGGCCATACCGAACGCTACAGTCGTGCGCGCGAGTTTCATCAGGTGGTCACCGGGCTCTGGGACAGTTGGGAGGACGATGCGTTTGTGCGCGACAAGGCGAGCGGGGCGTATTACGACCCTGCGAAGTTGCACGTGCTGGATCACGTCGGGGAACACTTCAGGGTCAAAGGCCCGTTGAACGTTGCGCGCTCGCCACAGGGGCAACCGGTGATCGTTCAGGCCGGATCTTCCGAACTCGGCCGCGAGTTGGCGGCGCAAACGGCTGAGGTGGTGTTCACCGCGCAGACTTCGCTGGCCAATGCGAAGGCGTTCTACGCCGACCTCAAAGGGCGCTTGCCGAAATACGGGCGCAGCGCCGAATCGCTGAAAATCATGCCCGGGGTTTTTGTCGTGGTCGGCCGCACCGAAGCCGAAGCGCAGGAAAAATGTGAAACGTTTCAGCAATTAGTCGAACCCGAGGTTGGCGTCGCCTTGCTTGGGCGTATGCTGGGCAACTTCGATTTGTCGAAGTACCCGCTGAACGGACCGTTGCCGCAGTTGCCGCAGACGGAAAGCGGTCAGCAGAGCCGGCAGAAATTGCTCACTGAGTTGGCGGGGCGGGAGAACCTGAGCCTTGCCGAACTGGGGCGCAAGATAGCTGGCGGGCGCGGGCATTACAGCCTGGTCGGTACGCCGCAGCAGATCGCTGATCGTTTGCAGGAATGGTTCGAGCAGGGTGCGGCGGACGGTTTCAACGTGCTGGTGCCGCACCTGCCGGGCGGGCTCGAAGACTTCGCCAACAGCGTGGTCCCGGAACTGCAACGTCGTGGGTTGTTCAGAACGGAATACGAGGGCCGGACGTTGCGCCAGAACCTTGGCCTCGCCCGACCTGTAAATCGCTTTGCATGA
- the tauC gene encoding taurine ABC transporter permease TauC: MSSYDVSSAAVKPVSASVAIPVRRSLSTRWISLLTLFALLAIWWAVTATGLIEPLFLPPPSAVLQKGWLLATTGYMDSTLWQHLGASLSRIGLGLGFAILTAVPVGIAIGANRIARGVLDPLIEFYRPIPPLAYLPLIVIWCGIGELSKVLLIYLAIFAPIAIATATGVRTVDPAKLRAAQSLGATRLQLIRHVILPSALPDILTGVRIGLGVGWSTLVAAELIAATSGLGFMVQSAAQFLVTDVVVLGILVIALIAFAMEMGLRALQRKLVPWHGQAH; encoded by the coding sequence ATGAGCAGTTACGACGTTTCCTCGGCTGCGGTAAAACCGGTCAGCGCATCGGTGGCGATTCCGGTGCGCCGCAGCCTCAGCACGCGCTGGATCAGCTTGCTGACCTTGTTTGCATTGTTAGCGATCTGGTGGGCGGTGACTGCCACCGGTTTGATCGAACCGCTGTTCCTGCCGCCGCCTTCCGCCGTGCTGCAAAAAGGCTGGTTGTTGGCGACCACGGGCTATATGGATTCGACCTTGTGGCAGCACCTGGGTGCGAGCCTGAGCCGCATCGGTCTGGGCCTCGGTTTTGCGATTCTGACCGCCGTGCCGGTGGGCATTGCCATCGGTGCCAACCGCATCGCCCGTGGTGTGCTCGATCCGTTGATCGAGTTCTACCGCCCGATTCCACCGCTGGCCTATCTGCCGCTGATCGTGATCTGGTGCGGCATCGGCGAGTTGTCGAAAGTGCTGCTGATCTATCTGGCGATTTTCGCGCCAATCGCCATCGCTACGGCGACCGGCGTGCGCACGGTTGATCCGGCGAAATTGCGCGCGGCGCAGTCGCTGGGTGCAACGCGTTTACAGCTGATTCGTCATGTGATTCTGCCGAGCGCCCTGCCGGACATTCTCACTGGCGTGCGCATTGGTCTAGGGGTTGGCTGGTCGACGCTGGTCGCGGCCGAATTGATCGCCGCCACCAGCGGCTTGGGTTTCATGGTGCAGTCAGCCGCGCAGTTCCTGGTCACCGATGTGGTGGTGCTGGGGATTCTGGTCATCGCCCTGATCGCCTTCGCCATGGAAATGGGCCTGCGCGCCCTGCAGCGCAAACTGGTGCCGTGGCACGGCCAGGCCCACTAA
- a CDS encoding TonB-dependent receptor, which translates to MHNIAGATHTLAQSIRAAGWLLTGLAALPLPNAFAADNSEQEPTLKSVTVTATRREESLQKVPVAVSVIDGEQLERDNRNGVASIVQQVPSLNFRTGASNKDTSLFVRGVGTISTSPGVEPTVATVIDGVVYARPGQATMDLLDLERVEVLRGPQGTLFGKNASAGVLNITSKAPTAETHGYIDQSYYSGNENRTRFGIGGSLIPETLKGSISTLFGSYDGNVDNQHNGQEVNGYNHRGVRGKLEFTPNDDVTFTLIADYMQAHDDGPNGVVSKSLTPAFANALSPAYASSHNRDINTDTRTHVEDINKGLSGQFDWQLGDYTLTSITAWRGWDNTQYQDGDRLGTVTAAFPGTADKGDLAFDQYSQELRLASPKGEFLEYVGGLFYMHGKDEETYQRTLTTTTRTDRGVAHYSTTSDSYAVFGESTLNFTSDFRGIAGLRYTHDDLEYDHRRVSTSATTVSGIQPSTSSSGSVDEDGWSGRLGLQYDLSDAVTTYLTYSRGYKGPAYNVFFNMQPRDTEALKPETSNTWEAGIKATSWNNRLTTNLAVFHSEYDNYQANFFDTVAGQVVTRLINAGSVSTEGVELDYALQATQQLKLSGALAYTRARIDEFACPAGAAASCNVNGKPLPFSPDWKSYVRADYSIPLDNGLDIELGTDYSWQSEVQYDISQNVDTKQGAYGLWNASVALADYSNGWRVALLGKNLTDKSYSPVLASGGNYIYRAVPRDDERYFGVQLRKDF; encoded by the coding sequence ATGCACAACATTGCTGGGGCGACACACACACTGGCGCAGTCGATTCGCGCCGCTGGCTGGTTACTGACAGGGCTGGCGGCGCTGCCGTTGCCCAACGCATTCGCCGCTGACAATAGCGAGCAAGAGCCGACACTGAAGTCGGTGACCGTCACCGCTACCCGCCGCGAAGAGTCGCTGCAAAAAGTGCCGGTCGCGGTCTCGGTGATCGACGGCGAACAGCTTGAGCGCGATAACCGCAACGGTGTGGCGAGCATCGTTCAGCAAGTGCCGTCGCTGAATTTCCGCACTGGCGCGTCGAACAAGGACACCTCGTTATTCGTACGTGGCGTCGGCACGATTTCCACCTCTCCAGGCGTTGAGCCGACCGTGGCCACGGTGATCGACGGCGTGGTGTATGCACGTCCGGGACAGGCAACCATGGACCTGCTGGATCTGGAGCGCGTCGAGGTTTTGCGCGGTCCGCAAGGCACGCTGTTCGGCAAGAACGCCTCGGCCGGCGTGCTCAACATCACCAGTAAGGCGCCGACCGCCGAGACTCACGGTTACATCGATCAGTCGTACTACAGCGGCAACGAAAATCGCACCCGTTTCGGCATTGGTGGCAGCCTGATTCCGGAGACGTTGAAAGGCTCGATCAGCACGCTGTTCGGCAGCTACGACGGCAACGTCGACAACCAGCACAACGGTCAGGAGGTCAACGGCTACAACCATCGTGGCGTGCGCGGCAAACTCGAATTCACCCCGAATGACGACGTTACCTTCACGCTGATTGCCGACTACATGCAGGCCCATGACGACGGCCCCAACGGCGTGGTCAGCAAGTCGTTGACCCCGGCCTTTGCCAACGCGCTGAGTCCGGCATATGCCTCCAGCCACAACCGCGACATCAACACCGACACCCGTACTCACGTCGAGGACATCAACAAAGGTTTGTCCGGTCAGTTCGACTGGCAATTGGGCGATTACACGCTGACGTCGATCACTGCGTGGCGTGGCTGGGACAACACTCAGTATCAGGACGGCGACCGCCTCGGCACGGTGACGGCAGCGTTCCCCGGTACGGCCGACAAAGGCGATCTGGCCTTCGATCAATACTCGCAAGAGCTGCGCCTGGCTTCGCCGAAGGGCGAATTCCTCGAATACGTTGGCGGCCTGTTCTACATGCACGGCAAGGATGAAGAAACCTATCAGCGCACGTTGACAACGACCACGCGCACCGACCGTGGCGTCGCCCACTACAGCACCACCAGCGACAGTTACGCGGTGTTCGGTGAGAGCACGCTGAACTTCACGTCTGACTTTCGCGGTATCGCCGGCCTGCGCTACACCCACGATGATCTCGAATACGATCACCGTCGCGTTTCGACTTCGGCGACCACCGTCAGCGGCATCCAGCCGTCGACCAGCAGCTCAGGTTCCGTCGACGAAGATGGCTGGTCTGGCCGCCTCGGTTTGCAGTACGACTTGAGCGATGCCGTCACCACTTACCTGACCTACTCGCGCGGCTACAAAGGCCCGGCCTACAACGTGTTTTTCAACATGCAGCCGCGCGACACCGAAGCGCTGAAACCGGAGACCTCCAACACTTGGGAGGCGGGGATCAAAGCCACTTCCTGGAACAATCGCCTGACCACCAACCTCGCGGTGTTCCACAGCGAGTACGACAACTACCAGGCGAATTTTTTCGACACCGTCGCCGGGCAAGTGGTGACGCGGCTGATCAACGCCGGCAGCGTCAGCACCGAAGGCGTCGAACTCGATTACGCCCTGCAAGCGACCCAACAATTGAAGCTGTCCGGTGCACTCGCTTACACCCGCGCGCGCATCGACGAATTCGCCTGCCCGGCCGGTGCGGCGGCGTCGTGCAACGTCAACGGCAAACCGCTGCCGTTCAGCCCGGACTGGAAAAGCTACGTGCGCGCCGACTACAGCATCCCGCTGGATAACGGCCTGGATATCGAACTCGGCACCGACTACAGCTGGCAAAGCGAAGTGCAGTACGACATCAGCCAGAACGTCGACACCAAACAAGGCGCCTACGGTCTGTGGAACGCCAGTGTTGCGCTCGCCGATTACAGCAATGGCTGGCGCGTCGCGCTGCTGGGCAAGAACCTCACCGACAAGTCTTACTCGCCGGTTCTCGCCAGCGGCGGCAACTACATCTACCGCGCCGTGCCACGGGATGACGAGCGCTATTTCGGTGTGCAACTGCGCAAGGATTTCTGA
- a CDS encoding LacI family DNA-binding transcriptional regulator, with the protein MSEEKPRKRRGAGRVTLNAVAREAGVSAITVSRYFNQPEQVSPERRERIAAVVAELGYVPNLVAGGLASARGKIVGMVIPNISGPIFANTIQGFSDTLSRHGYQLLLASSYFSTEQEENAVRAFLGWSPAALVLTSHFHSAGTEKMIAEADVPVIETWDYQPDREPMQIGFSHFDVGVAAAKYLLGKGYRRIAFVQNSAAGDFSALERRDGYAATVRQSKLEPWVFAPDADRTPFEAGKQAMDALMNASPPPDAIIFANDNLAAGGLLAGQRAGLKIPEDCAVLGFGDYPFAEMLLPSLSTIKPPALEIGVLAATRVLESLGVLPSEEVQRLNLLQCQVIEREST; encoded by the coding sequence GTGAGCGAAGAAAAGCCCCGCAAGCGCCGTGGTGCCGGACGTGTGACCCTCAATGCCGTGGCGCGTGAGGCCGGGGTTTCGGCGATCACCGTGTCGCGTTATTTCAATCAGCCGGAACAGGTTTCACCCGAGCGCCGCGAGCGGATTGCGGCAGTGGTGGCCGAGTTGGGTTACGTACCGAATCTGGTGGCCGGCGGGCTGGCCTCGGCGCGGGGGAAAATCGTCGGCATGGTCATTCCGAACATCTCAGGGCCGATCTTCGCCAACACCATTCAAGGCTTCAGCGACACGCTCAGCCGTCATGGCTATCAGCTGTTGCTGGCGTCGAGTTACTTCAGCACCGAGCAGGAAGAAAACGCGGTGCGCGCGTTTCTCGGCTGGTCGCCGGCGGCGTTGGTGCTGACCAGTCACTTTCACAGTGCCGGTACCGAAAAGATGATTGCCGAAGCCGATGTGCCGGTGATCGAAACCTGGGATTACCAGCCGGATCGCGAGCCGATGCAGATCGGGTTTTCGCATTTCGACGTGGGCGTGGCGGCGGCGAAGTATCTGCTGGGAAAAGGTTATCGACGTATCGCCTTCGTGCAGAACAGTGCTGCGGGCGACTTCAGCGCCCTGGAGCGTCGCGACGGTTATGCCGCGACCGTGCGTCAATCAAAACTGGAGCCGTGGGTGTTCGCACCTGACGCTGATCGCACTCCATTCGAGGCCGGCAAACAGGCGATGGACGCCCTGATGAACGCCTCACCGCCTCCCGACGCGATCATCTTCGCCAACGACAACCTCGCCGCCGGCGGCCTGCTCGCCGGGCAACGCGCCGGTTTGAAAATCCCTGAAGACTGCGCCGTTCTCGGCTTCGGTGATTACCCGTTCGCCGAGATGCTGCTGCCGAGCCTGAGCACGATCAAACCACCGGCGCTGGAGATCGGCGTACTGGCCGCGACACGAGTGCTGGAAAGCCTTGGGGTATTACCAAGCGAGGAGGTGCAACGGCTGAATCTGCTGCAGTGCCAGGTGATCGAACGCGAAAGCACCTGA
- the tauA gene encoding taurine ABC transporter substrate-binding protein, giving the protein MKLNFPLRLLAVASLAAASFLAQAADLTVAYQTTVDPAKVAQADGAYEKATKADIAWRKFDNGADIIAAIASGDVQIGYLGSSPLTAAITRKVPVETFLIATQIGAAEALVARDGSGIKTPQDLVGKKIAVPFVSTGHYSLLAALKHWNIDPSKVTILNLAPPAIVAAWKRGDIDATYVWDPALGVAKENGKVLITSGELAKFGAPTFDAWIVRKDFAEKHPEIVTAFAKVTLDAYADYRKDPKAWLADQSNVDKLVKLSGAKASDIPLLLQGNVYPLAADQVVTLGAPTTKAITDTAAFLKEQGKVEAVLPDYAPYVSAKFITN; this is encoded by the coding sequence ATGAAACTGAATTTCCCGCTTCGCCTGCTCGCCGTTGCCTCTCTGGCTGCTGCGAGTTTCCTGGCCCAGGCCGCCGACCTCACCGTCGCCTACCAAACCACCGTTGACCCGGCGAAAGTCGCCCAGGCCGACGGCGCTTACGAAAAAGCCACCAAAGCCGATATCGCCTGGCGCAAGTTCGACAACGGCGCCGACATCATCGCCGCCATCGCTTCCGGCGACGTGCAGATCGGCTACCTCGGTTCGAGCCCATTGACCGCTGCGATAACTCGCAAAGTCCCGGTCGAAACCTTCCTCATCGCCACCCAGATCGGCGCCGCCGAAGCACTCGTTGCTCGCGACGGTTCCGGCATCAAGACCCCGCAAGATCTGGTCGGCAAGAAAATCGCCGTGCCGTTCGTGTCTACCGGTCACTACAGCCTGCTCGCGGCGCTGAAGCACTGGAACATCGACCCATCGAAAGTCACCATCCTCAACCTCGCGCCACCGGCCATCGTTGCCGCATGGAAGCGTGGTGATATCGACGCCACCTACGTTTGGGATCCGGCACTCGGCGTGGCCAAGGAAAACGGCAAAGTGCTGATCACTTCCGGCGAACTGGCCAAATTCGGCGCGCCGACCTTCGATGCGTGGATAGTGCGCAAAGACTTCGCTGAGAAGCACCCGGAAATCGTTACAGCGTTCGCCAAGGTCACCCTCGACGCCTACGCCGATTACCGCAAAGACCCGAAAGCCTGGCTCGCCGATCAATCCAACGTCGACAAACTGGTGAAACTCTCCGGCGCCAAGGCCAGCGACATTCCGCTGCTGCTGCAAGGCAACGTCTACCCGCTCGCGGCGGATCAGGTCGTTACCCTCGGCGCGCCGACCACCAAAGCCATCACCGACACCGCCGCGTTCCTCAAGGAGCAAGGCAAGGTCGAAGCCGTTCTGCCGGACTACGCGCCGTACGTCAGCGCCAAATTCATCACCAACTGA